One genomic window of Salvelinus alpinus chromosome 17, SLU_Salpinus.1, whole genome shotgun sequence includes the following:
- the zgpat gene encoding zinc finger CCCH-type with G patch domain-containing protein, with protein sequence MDEGTLEAAITAYSAQLQQVESALLAGLDPSQQADLLKLKEDLSQLIELTEGSLVSVKKSRLLATLEEDDGLQLLATGTPANGGLDNEFAAFYSEVGEVSGSSSDMREREDEREEEDDGEVEGEGDALSGTKVRAPYRTSWGTLEYHNAMIVGTESCDRNETQVRVLYVHPTQKSMKPCPFFLEDKCRFADNCRFSHGEVVYVSELREFLESDLTNLQEGSSCLARQDDGIWYSGKITDIDDDFYTVKFDSALLKNVMVEADGVIPPLREDDLPSCSDSEDDDNGEGEAAFPIVLTQEEDWASSRSSSAFGGWEAHTRGIGSKLMLKMGYEYGKGLGKTSEGRVEPVLAVVMPKGKSLDQCAELTARKTQSKVAKGKDGQQVSRNKRTRKARARNTGGCHNVFDFLNRKLGNGDTNPEAGGTCGPPPSHTPSSQGAGVEAYKGGKSTKRNLNVKLFQAAERVTQTEREIQRLTESLSRRTGRDSSMVTHLEEKLSAARSLLVQQKAQELSAQRENRKADTHKKMTEF encoded by the exons ATGGACGAAGGAACCCTGGAGGCAGCCATCACGGCCTACAGCGCCCAGCTGCAGCAGGTGGAAAGTGCCCTGTTGGCCGGCCTGGACCCGTCGCAGCAGGCTGACCTGCTAAAACTGAAAGAAGACCTCTCTCAGCTGATAGAACTCACAGAAGGTAGCCTAGTGTCGGTCAAGAAGAGTCGGCTCCTAGCCACTCTCGAAGAGGACGACGGGCTCCAGTTGCTAGCCACAGGCACACCAGCTAACGGTGGCTTGGACAATGAGTTTGCTGCCTTCTACTCGGAAGTGGGGGAGGTTTCCGGAAGTAGCTCagacatgagagagagggaagatgagagagaggaggaggatgatggcgaggtggagggagagggagatgcgcTAAGTGGCACCAAAGTGCGAGCACCCTACCGCACCTCTTGGGGGACATTGGAGTACCACAATGCAATGATTGTGGGGACAGAGAGTTGTGACAGGAATGAGACCCAGGTGAGGGTGCTGTATGTCCATCCCACACAGAAGTCCATGAAGCCCTGCCCCTTCTTCCTGGAGGACAAGTGTCGCTTCGCAGACAACTGCAG GTTCTCCCATGGCGAGGTGGTGTATGTGTCAGAGCTCAGAGAGTTCCTGGAGTCTGACCTCACTAACCTTCAAGAGGGCTCCTCCTGCTTGGCCAGGCAAGACGATGGCATCTGGTACTCGGGCAAAATAACAG ACATCGACGATGACTTCTACACGGTGAAGTTCGACTCGGCCTTGCTGAAGAACGTCATGGTGGAGGCTGACGGGGTCATCCCACCGTTGAGAGAAGATGACCTGCCCTCCTGCTCTGACTCGGAGGATGATGACAACGGAGAGGGCGAAGCAGCGTTCCCCATAG TTTTAACCCAAGAGGAGGATTGGGCGTCGTCGAGAAGTTCTTCTGCCTTTGGTGGCTGGGAGGCACACACAAGAGGCATAGGCTCCAAGCTCATGCTCAAAATGGGATATGAATATGGGAAAG GTCTGGGTAAAACGTCAGAGGGTCGGGTGGAGCCAGTGCTGGCGGTGGTCATGCCCAAAGGTAAATCTCTGGACCAGTGTGCTGAGCTCACTGCGAGGAAGACGCAGAGCAAAGTGGCCAAAGGCAAAGATGGGCAGCAGGTGAGCCGCAATAAGAGAACAAGAAAGGCTCGTGCACGTAACACTGGTGGGTGCCACAACGTCTTTGACTTCCTGAACCGCAAGCTGGGCAACGGGGACACCAACCCTGAGGCAGGAGGCACTTGTGGCCCCCCTCCCTCACATACTCCATCGTCTCAAGGGGCCGGAGTGGAGGCTTACAAGGGGGGGAAGAGCACCAAGAGAAACCTGAACGTGAAGCTGTTCCAGGCGGCAGAGAGAGTGACCCAGACGGAGAGGGAGATCCAGAGACTCACAGAGTCCTTGAGCCGACGGACTGGGAG GGATTCTTCCATGGTGACTCACCTGGAAGAGAAGCTGTCTGCAGCCCGCAGCCTGCTGGTCCAGCAGAAGGCCCAGGAGCTCTCAGCCCAGAGGGAGAACAGGAAGGCTGACACTCACAAGAAAATGACAGAGTTTTGA